A genomic segment from Clostridia bacterium encodes:
- a CDS encoding tRNA (adenosine(37)-N6)-threonylcarbamoyltransferase complex transferase subunit TsaD yields MKNIKILAIESSCDETSAAVVQDGRQVLSNIISSQIDLHKKFGGVVPEIASRKHIEMINLVIQQALDEAKVTFDDIGTVAVTYGPGLVGALLVGLSCAKGISFARDIPLIGV; encoded by the coding sequence TTGAAAAATATAAAAATATTAGCTATAGAATCTTCCTGTGATGAGACTTCTGCTGCGGTAGTTCAAGATGGAAGGCAGGTATTGTCTAATATAATATCATCTCAGATAGATCTACATAAAAAATTTGGAGGAGTGGTACCTGAAATAGCATCTCGAAAGCATATAGAGATGATTAATTTAGTCATACAGCAGGCGTTGGATGAGGCAAAGGTTACTTTTGACGATATAGGAACAGTCGCTGTTACATATGGACCCGGCCTTGTAGGTGCCCTGCTTGTTGGATTATCCTGTGCAAAGGGCATAAGCTTTGCGAGGGATATACCTCTTATAGGGGTGAA